One Thioalbus denitrificans genomic window carries:
- the fdh3B gene encoding formate dehydrogenase FDH3 subunit beta has protein sequence MARMKFLCDAERCIECNGCVTACKNEHEVPWGVNRRRVVTINDGEPGERSMSVACMHCSDAPCAAVCPVDCFYTTEDGVVLHDKDICIGCGYCFYACPFGAPQFPTAGAYGSRGAMDKCTFCGGGPEPDGSAEEFKKYGRNRLSEGRLPLCAEMCSTKALLAGDGDKVSDIFRERVTYRGIGTLAWGWGVAYGKGGVRQSAGLGGKASSTKE, from the coding sequence ATGGCACGTATGAAATTCCTGTGTGACGCCGAGCGCTGCATCGAGTGCAACGGTTGTGTCACCGCCTGCAAGAACGAGCACGAGGTGCCCTGGGGGGTCAACCGGCGCCGCGTGGTGACCATCAACGACGGCGAGCCCGGCGAGCGCTCCATGTCGGTGGCCTGCATGCACTGCTCCGACGCGCCCTGCGCCGCGGTCTGCCCGGTGGACTGCTTCTACACCACCGAGGACGGCGTGGTCCTGCACGACAAGGACATCTGCATCGGCTGCGGCTACTGCTTCTACGCCTGTCCGTTCGGCGCCCCCCAGTTCCCGACCGCCGGGGCCTACGGCTCCCGTGGCGCGATGGACAAGTGCACCTTCTGCGGCGGCGGTCCGGAGCCCGACGGCTCGGCCGAGGAGTTCAAGAAGTACGGCCGCAACCGCCTGTCCGAGGGACGGCTGCCCCTGTGCGCGGAGATGTGCTCCACCAAGGCCCTGCTGGCCGGCGACGGCGACAAGGTCTCCGACATCTTCCGCGAGCGGGTCACCTACCGGGGCATCGGGACGCTGGCCTGGGGCTGGGGGGTCGCCTACGGGAAGGGCGGTGTGCGCCAGTCCGCGGGTCTCGGCGGCAAGGCCTCCAGCACCAAGGAGTGA
- a CDS encoding formate dehydrogenase subunit gamma, giving the protein MGKKSPEDAGRRRRMMFRAFALMLAAVLLLPLVPYAVAYVGGITNPNPGADLWRQVRQREAPPEVRTQVQGVDTSVLINARGESWRQFRMEQLIPWSGWFLGGMLVAIALFYLLRGRIRIDNGRSGILVQRFTVNQRMAHWFMAVVFTILGLTGLVLLYGRFVLIPLLGPEGFSVTAAACKEIHNLFGPIFPLAVLLIMFYFVRGNGFRWVDFKWLAKGGGLLGGHASAGHFNMGQKLWFWGTLLFGLSLVVSGLILDFPVFGQGRPIMEWAHFSHGIAAVLFIGGAFAHSYIGTLGMEGALEAMTNGYVDANWAKEHHDLWYAQMEAEGKVGVAPGQEAPASPGSPETAGG; this is encoded by the coding sequence ATGGGCAAGAAGAGTCCCGAGGACGCCGGGCGCCGGCGCCGGATGATGTTCCGCGCCTTCGCGCTGATGCTGGCCGCGGTGCTGCTGTTGCCGCTGGTGCCCTACGCGGTGGCGTATGTCGGCGGCATCACCAACCCCAATCCCGGCGCCGACCTGTGGCGCCAGGTGCGGCAGCGGGAGGCGCCGCCCGAGGTGCGCACCCAGGTGCAGGGGGTGGACACCAGCGTCCTGATCAATGCCCGCGGGGAGAGCTGGCGGCAGTTCCGCATGGAGCAGCTCATTCCCTGGAGCGGCTGGTTCCTGGGCGGAATGCTGGTGGCCATCGCCCTGTTCTACCTGCTGCGCGGGCGCATCCGCATCGACAATGGCCGCAGCGGCATCCTGGTCCAGCGCTTCACGGTGAACCAGCGCATGGCCCACTGGTTCATGGCGGTGGTGTTCACCATCCTCGGCCTCACCGGGCTGGTGCTGCTCTACGGCCGCTTCGTCCTCATCCCCCTGCTGGGTCCGGAGGGCTTCTCGGTCACCGCCGCGGCCTGCAAGGAGATCCACAACCTGTTCGGTCCCATCTTCCCGCTGGCGGTGCTGCTGATCATGTTCTATTTCGTGCGCGGCAACGGTTTCCGCTGGGTGGACTTCAAGTGGCTGGCCAAGGGCGGCGGACTGCTCGGCGGACACGCCAGCGCCGGCCATTTCAACATGGGGCAGAAACTCTGGTTCTGGGGCACGCTGCTGTTCGGGCTGTCGCTGGTGGTCTCCGGCCTGATTCTCGACTTCCCGGTCTTCGGCCAGGGCCGGCCCATCATGGAGTGGGCCCACTTCTCCCACGGCATCGCCGCGGTGCTGTTCATCGGCGGCGCCTTCGCCCACTCCTACATCGGCACCCTGGGCATGGAAGGCGCCCTGGAGGCGATGACCAACGGCTACGTGGACGCCAACTGGGCGAAGGAGCACCACGACCTCTGGTATGCGCAGATGGAGGCCGAGGGCAAGGTGGGCGTGGCGCCCGGGCAGGAAGCGCCGGCATCCCCCGGCAGCCCCGAGACGGCGGGCGGTTGA
- a CDS encoding (Fe-S)-binding protein has translation MSERFEQGVAALRRQMDARIVSYFSSCVHCGLCAEACLFYTETGDPKYTPIYKLEPMRKLWRQENTFWGKLGVKLGLTEPLTEQDLADWETLVYDSCTLCGRCSMVCPVGNDIAYMIRKEREGMSAAGYAPDGMKEATRRALEIGSPMGVTLKTLQATLKGVERNTGLTIPVDVQGAEYMTLFSSMEVVNFPEYIESIARIFAAAGVSWTISSEAFEATNSGIQIGDSKAAGELVGRVVSAAEKLGVQTVISPECGHAFTAIRWEGANLIGRPLPFRVIHILELLEQLKEEGRLKLEGQTDIRLTFHDPCQIVRRGGVVEQPRQLLREVAPGFVEMRDHGVMNWCCGGGGGVSANERAEPLRLQAFQRKKKQLDELGVETMVTACANCRIILEEGIEHYGMDVQVTGLTELLAEHLAGSARS, from the coding sequence ATGAGTGAACGCTTCGAGCAGGGCGTGGCGGCGCTGCGGCGCCAGATGGACGCCCGCATCGTCTCCTACTTCTCCAGCTGCGTGCACTGCGGCCTGTGCGCCGAGGCGTGCCTGTTCTACACCGAGACCGGGGACCCGAAATACACGCCCATCTACAAGCTCGAGCCCATGCGCAAGCTGTGGCGCCAGGAGAACACCTTCTGGGGGAAGCTGGGAGTGAAGCTCGGCCTCACCGAGCCCCTCACCGAGCAGGACCTGGCCGACTGGGAAACCCTGGTCTACGACAGCTGCACCCTGTGCGGGCGCTGCTCCATGGTCTGCCCGGTGGGCAACGACATCGCCTACATGATCCGCAAGGAGCGCGAGGGCATGTCGGCGGCCGGCTACGCGCCGGACGGGATGAAGGAGGCCACCCGCCGGGCGCTCGAGATCGGCAGCCCCATGGGCGTCACCCTCAAGACCCTGCAGGCCACCCTCAAGGGGGTGGAGCGCAACACCGGCCTCACCATCCCGGTGGACGTGCAGGGGGCGGAGTACATGACCCTGTTCTCCTCCATGGAGGTGGTGAACTTCCCCGAGTACATCGAGAGCATCGCCCGCATCTTCGCCGCCGCGGGGGTCTCCTGGACCATCAGCAGCGAGGCGTTCGAGGCCACCAACAGCGGCATCCAGATCGGCGACTCGAAGGCCGCCGGCGAGCTGGTGGGGCGGGTGGTGTCCGCCGCCGAGAAGCTGGGCGTGCAGACTGTCATCAGCCCCGAGTGCGGCCACGCCTTCACCGCCATCCGCTGGGAGGGCGCCAACCTCATCGGCCGCCCGCTGCCGTTCAGGGTGATCCACATCCTCGAGCTGCTCGAGCAGCTCAAGGAGGAGGGGCGGCTGAAGCTGGAGGGGCAGACCGACATCCGCCTCACCTTCCACGACCCGTGCCAGATCGTGCGCCGCGGCGGGGTGGTGGAGCAGCCGCGGCAGCTGCTCCGGGAGGTGGCCCCCGGGTTCGTGGAGATGCGCGATCACGGCGTCATGAACTGGTGCTGCGGGGGCGGGGGCGGCGTCTCGGCCAACGAGCGGGCCGAGCCCCTGCGGCTGCAGGCGTTCCAGCGCAAGAAGAAGCAGCTCGACGAGCTGGGGGTCGAGACCATGGTCACCGCCTGCGCCAACTGCCGCATCATCCTCGAGGAGGGCATCGAGCACTACGGCATGGACGTGCAGGTCACCGGCCTCACCGAGCTCCTGGCGGAGCACCTGGCCGGGTCCGCCAGGTCCTGA
- a CDS encoding ATPase: MEDTLKRLLDAEVHAEKLVQEADAERERLIRQALADARAAEEQFDARIPELHAAFVSKAEGRAEQTVSELKRRYAERSRYLRSLAEEREAVAVEAVLDLIINPERD, from the coding sequence ATGGAAGACACCCTGAAGCGGCTCCTCGACGCCGAGGTGCATGCCGAGAAGCTGGTGCAGGAGGCGGATGCCGAGCGCGAGCGCCTGATACGCCAGGCGCTGGCCGACGCCCGGGCCGCCGAGGAGCAGTTCGACGCCCGTATCCCGGAACTCCACGCCGCCTTCGTCAGCAAGGCCGAGGGGCGCGCGGAGCAGACTGTCAGCGAGCTGAAGCGCCGCTACGCCGAGCGCAGCCGCTACCTGCGCAGCCTGGCCGAGGAGCGCGAGGCGGTGGCCGTGGAGGCGGTCCTCGATCTGATCATCAACCCCGAGCGGGACTGA
- a CDS encoding V-type ATPase subunit: protein MGAVARYAYLNARVSVMAARLLPEAQIESLIEQPLREGAGMLAESGVDLGLDESEIEPTVLEQAWLLSLLEDLKVLGRCLSGNARDLLIYWIRRFELGNLKAIIRGKMAGSSAAAIREELLDLGSFTTLRLDQLLASEDVAELLRLLEDTPYGDIARQARAVFEERHDSFMLDAALDRRYYAGLAKRVKAFRGEDRQHLDRLLGAVIDHVNLVWLLRYRLAYGLPPAETYYLLVQGGYRISSSDWQELARMGSLLEVLEALPPGLRELLDGADTVSEVQLRLEQESRRIAESILTRTAFNLARALAYLVLREKEMHQVLAVLKGRRLGLSPSLIRFAAGFAALGAV from the coding sequence ATGGGTGCGGTCGCCCGCTATGCCTACCTCAACGCGAGGGTCTCGGTGATGGCCGCCCGGCTGCTGCCCGAGGCCCAGATCGAGTCCCTCATCGAACAGCCCCTGCGCGAGGGGGCCGGCATGCTCGCCGAGTCCGGCGTCGACCTGGGGCTGGACGAGAGCGAAATCGAGCCCACGGTGCTCGAACAGGCCTGGCTGCTCTCCCTGCTCGAGGATCTGAAGGTGCTCGGCCGCTGCCTCAGCGGCAATGCCCGTGACCTGCTCATCTACTGGATCCGGCGCTTCGAGCTGGGCAACCTGAAAGCCATCATCCGCGGCAAGATGGCCGGCAGCTCCGCCGCGGCCATCCGCGAGGAGCTGCTCGATCTCGGCTCCTTCACCACCCTCAGGCTGGACCAGCTGCTGGCCTCCGAGGACGTGGCCGAGCTGCTGCGCCTGCTGGAGGACACGCCCTACGGCGACATCGCCCGCCAGGCCCGCGCCGTGTTCGAGGAGCGCCATGACTCCTTCATGCTCGACGCGGCCCTGGATAGGCGCTACTACGCCGGCCTGGCCAAGCGGGTGAAGGCCTTCCGCGGCGAGGATCGGCAGCATCTCGATCGCCTGCTGGGCGCCGTCATCGACCACGTCAACCTGGTCTGGCTGCTGCGCTACCGGCTCGCCTACGGCCTGCCGCCGGCGGAGACCTACTACCTGCTGGTGCAGGGCGGCTACCGCATCTCCAGCAGCGACTGGCAGGAGCTGGCCCGGATGGGGAGCCTGCTCGAGGTGCTGGAGGCCCTGCCGCCCGGCCTGCGCGAACTGCTGGACGGGGCGGATACCGTCAGCGAGGTGCAGCTGCGGCTGGAGCAGGAGAGCCGCCGGATCGCCGAGAGCATCCTGACCCGCACGGCCTTCAACCTGGCCCGTGCGCTGGCCTACCTGGTGCTGCGGGAGAAGGAGATGCACCAGGTGCTGGCGGTGCTCAAGGGTCGCCGGCTCGGGTTGAGTCCGTCGCTGATCCGGTTCGCCGCCGGGTTCGCGGCCCTGGGCGCCGTTTAG
- a CDS encoding V-type ATP synthase subunit I produces MFRPLPMQRVTLQVLREDAPHAALVLAENGLFDPEPSHKLEEQLPEAPSEHYRELYRSARARLDKILACCGLLREEPLTRTRVVEEQELEQVNERLGELWRELSEKEERLHRLQEERKSAEQLLGTLDKFSNLDLDLGLLQGQKRFLDIHIGTLPSANLQRLSEAAGLAGYFMKPFLENEETAYVVVAGPMGQQQEELNRLLEAAGFHPLTIPGEFRDHPEKVRSGLDQRIRRNEEEFAALDREIQARAVRYRDELTYLEETLELAQPYAELTDALRGRGGLSLISGWVPTRELPRLQSLLEEALPHPFVLDARDPFPDERSRVPSFVRHSRLLRPFAELVKNYGVPRYGEVDPTVLFALTFTAMFGMMFGDVGHGLIFTAAGIYLLFTPLRRFSPCVVGAGLSSTLFGFLYGSVFGYEEIIHPIWVAPLSDPMLMLTVALYWGVGFILLVTAITVINRISDGRWLDALLDGKGVAGGLLYLGGLALGQSWFSGEPVGWLHWVGVAAPLGVILGYSWRHQKAGLGEKILVVFMEGFETLLGYIANTLSFLRVAAFSLNHVALAIAVFTLAEMMGTTGHWITVVLGNVFIMVLEGAIVAIQVLRLEYYEGFSRFFGGEGREFCPLKLQTRKPGGKATGAG; encoded by the coding sequence ATGTTCCGGCCATTGCCCATGCAGCGGGTCACTCTCCAGGTGCTGCGCGAGGATGCGCCCCATGCCGCCCTGGTGCTGGCGGAAAACGGCCTGTTCGATCCCGAGCCCAGCCACAAGCTCGAGGAGCAGCTGCCCGAGGCGCCGAGCGAGCACTACCGCGAGCTCTACCGCAGCGCCCGCGCACGGCTCGACAAGATTCTCGCCTGCTGCGGCCTGCTGCGGGAGGAGCCCCTCACCCGGACCCGGGTGGTGGAGGAGCAGGAGCTGGAGCAGGTCAACGAACGGCTGGGCGAGCTGTGGCGGGAGCTGTCGGAAAAGGAGGAGCGGCTGCACCGCCTCCAGGAGGAGCGCAAGAGCGCCGAGCAGCTGCTCGGGACCCTGGACAAGTTCTCCAACCTGGACCTGGACCTGGGCCTGCTGCAGGGGCAGAAGCGGTTCCTCGATATCCACATCGGCACCCTGCCCTCGGCCAACCTGCAGCGCCTGAGCGAGGCGGCCGGCCTGGCCGGCTACTTCATGAAGCCGTTCCTCGAGAATGAGGAGACCGCCTACGTGGTGGTGGCGGGCCCCATGGGCCAGCAGCAGGAGGAGCTCAACCGCCTGCTCGAGGCCGCCGGGTTCCACCCCCTGACCATCCCGGGCGAGTTCCGCGATCATCCCGAGAAGGTCCGTTCCGGCCTCGATCAGCGCATCCGGCGCAACGAGGAGGAGTTCGCGGCGCTGGACCGCGAAATCCAGGCCCGGGCGGTGCGCTACCGCGACGAGCTCACCTACCTGGAGGAGACGCTGGAGCTGGCCCAGCCCTACGCCGAGCTCACCGACGCCCTGCGCGGGCGCGGCGGCCTGTCGCTCATCAGCGGCTGGGTGCCGACGCGGGAGCTGCCGCGACTGCAGTCCCTGCTGGAGGAGGCCCTGCCCCATCCCTTCGTGCTCGACGCGCGCGACCCGTTCCCCGACGAACGCTCCCGGGTGCCCTCGTTCGTGCGCCATTCGCGCCTGCTGCGCCCCTTCGCCGAGCTGGTGAAGAACTACGGGGTGCCGCGCTACGGCGAGGTGGACCCCACCGTGCTCTTCGCGCTGACCTTCACCGCCATGTTCGGCATGATGTTCGGCGACGTGGGCCACGGACTGATCTTCACCGCCGCGGGGATCTACCTCCTGTTCACCCCCCTGCGCCGCTTCAGCCCCTGCGTGGTGGGCGCGGGCCTCTCCTCCACCCTGTTCGGCTTCCTCTACGGCAGCGTCTTCGGCTACGAGGAGATCATCCACCCGATCTGGGTGGCGCCGCTCTCCGACCCCATGCTGATGCTCACCGTGGCGCTCTACTGGGGCGTGGGCTTCATCCTGCTGGTGACCGCCATCACGGTCATCAACCGCATCAGCGACGGGCGCTGGCTCGATGCGCTGCTGGACGGCAAGGGCGTGGCCGGCGGGCTGCTCTACCTGGGCGGGCTGGCGCTGGGCCAGAGCTGGTTCAGCGGCGAGCCGGTGGGCTGGCTCCACTGGGTCGGGGTGGCGGCGCCGCTGGGGGTCATCCTCGGCTACAGCTGGCGCCACCAGAAGGCGGGCCTGGGGGAGAAGATCCTGGTGGTGTTCATGGAGGGCTTCGAGACCCTGCTCGGCTACATTGCCAACACGCTCTCGTTCCTGCGCGTGGCGGCCTTCAGCCTCAACCACGTGGCGCTCGCCATCGCCGTGTTCACCCTGGCCGAGATGATGGGGACCACGGGGCACTGGATCACGGTGGTGCTGGGCAACGTGTTCATCATGGTCCTGGAGGGCGCCATCGTCGCCATCCAGGTGCTGCGACTGGAGTACTACGAAGGGTTCTCGCGCTTCTTCGGCGGCGAGGGGAGGGAGTTCTGCCCGCTCAAGCTGCAGACGCGCAAGCCGGGCGGCAAGGCAACCGGCGCCGGGTGA
- a CDS encoding ATP synthase subunit C: MYWLVGLMTASLVGIMALGVYLEFRPLTRGSNGPGWLKGTLGVNLLTFVLAEIGLLVVGMQDVLAQPAAAAAGAAPEISVGMGLALIGTGIPTALATIGAGIAVGPVGAAALAVIAEKPEVFGRSLIYLGLAEGIAIYGLVVTILMLGRLG, encoded by the coding sequence ATGTACTGGCTGGTGGGACTGATGACGGCGAGCCTGGTGGGGATCATGGCCCTCGGGGTCTACCTGGAGTTCCGGCCCCTGACCCGGGGCAGCAACGGCCCCGGCTGGCTGAAGGGCACGCTGGGGGTGAACCTGCTGACCTTCGTGCTGGCGGAGATCGGCCTGCTGGTGGTGGGCATGCAGGATGTCCTGGCCCAGCCGGCGGCGGCAGCGGCGGGCGCCGCCCCCGAGATCTCGGTGGGCATGGGGCTGGCGCTGATCGGCACCGGCATCCCCACCGCGCTGGCCACCATCGGCGCGGGCATCGCCGTGGGCCCGGTGGGCGCCGCGGCCCTGGCCGTCATCGCCGAGAAGCCCGAGGTGTTCGGCCGCAGCCTCATCTATCTCGGCCTCGCCGAGGGCATCGCCATCTACGGCCTGGTGGTCACCATCCTCATGCTGGGCCGGCTGGGATGA
- a CDS encoding V-type ATP synthase subunit F → MKNIAMGSAALTRGFALLGFETYPDATPELVEKVLEGLVNRREKALVLLEHQLARSHGPVLAQVRSEGGRIVVGEVPPLATPADYHPPVEDLVRRILGPSALEEQP, encoded by the coding sequence ATGAAGAACATCGCCATGGGCAGCGCCGCGCTCACCCGCGGCTTCGCCCTGCTGGGTTTCGAGACCTATCCGGACGCCACCCCCGAACTGGTGGAGAAGGTCCTGGAGGGTCTGGTCAACCGGCGTGAAAAGGCGCTGGTGCTGCTCGAGCACCAGCTGGCCCGGAGCCACGGCCCCGTCCTGGCCCAGGTGCGCAGCGAAGGCGGGCGCATCGTCGTGGGCGAGGTGCCGCCGCTCGCCACCCCGGCCGATTACCATCCGCCGGTGGAGGACCTGGTGCGGCGGATTCTCGGGCCCTCGGCACTGGAGGAGCAACCGTGA
- a CDS encoding V-type ATP synthase subunit E, which produces MSETERVGELESALIMRARTLAEEYLERGRRSADHVMEDANARLRLREEREVLAAKSDAERSYRRRVQAAELKLQEEIDHLRWTLAQSVLDGLNDRLEALVADNDRYLPVLKALLKQGIDAIDAPELVIRVSRNDLEWLREFWDEFAQELAPGRKLVLSDEALETAVGGALIHTPDDRMRVNNTFEGRCQRLREATHEQVMESLFAGAGPMGVLFNG; this is translated from the coding sequence GTGAGCGAAACCGAACGAGTCGGCGAACTGGAATCCGCGTTGATTATGCGGGCCCGGACACTGGCCGAGGAATACCTGGAGCGGGGCCGGCGCAGCGCCGACCACGTCATGGAGGACGCCAACGCCCGCCTGCGCCTGCGCGAGGAGCGCGAAGTGCTGGCGGCCAAGTCCGACGCGGAGCGTTCCTACCGGCGCCGGGTGCAGGCCGCCGAGCTGAAGCTGCAGGAGGAGATCGACCACCTGCGCTGGACCCTGGCCCAGTCGGTGCTCGACGGTCTGAACGACCGTCTCGAAGCCCTGGTGGCCGACAACGACCGCTACCTGCCGGTGCTCAAGGCCCTGCTGAAACAGGGCATCGACGCCATCGACGCGCCGGAGCTGGTCATCCGGGTCAGCCGCAACGACCTGGAGTGGCTGCGGGAGTTCTGGGACGAGTTCGCCCAGGAACTCGCGCCGGGCCGCAAGCTGGTGCTCTCGGACGAGGCGCTGGAGACCGCCGTGGGCGGCGCGCTCATCCACACCCCGGACGACCGGATGCGGGTCAACAACACCTTCGAGGGCCGCTGCCAGCGTCTGCGGGAGGCCACCCACGAGCAGGTGATGGAGAGCCTGTTCGCCGGCGCCGGCCCCATGGGAGTGCTCTTCAATGGGTAG
- a CDS encoding V-type ATP synthase subunit A — protein MGRILDINGPIVTVELPGVRSGEQVRIGEIGLVGEVIGLDGPRAVVQVYESTEGVKPGQEASGLGHPLSVELGPGLLGQIFDGVQRPLAKVFEASGDYITRGLAIPALDRERSWAFTPVEGLEPGAEIRGGAVLGSVPETATITHRVLVPPHQSGELLELAPAGEYTVDDVVARVRGADGRVHKLHLFHRWPVRTPRPYTRRDHAVAPLVTGQRILDTFFPLLKGGKGAVPGPFGAGKTMVQQQITRWANADIVIYVGCGERGNELVEVLETFPELTDPHTGRSLMERTLLVANTSNMPVVAREASIYVGVTIAEYYRDQGFDVVMVADSTSRWAEALREVAGRLGQMPVEEGYPAYLASRLAAFYERAGRMQTLAGDRGSVTVIGAVSPPGGDFSEPVTSHTKEIVQTFWALSKELADARHYPAVDWKDSFSDSVDVAARWWHAEVDKRWHRYRAKALALLNEADELAQIVNLVGPEALSSTQRWTLESSALVREGVLQQSALDPADSYCSTDKQFALLELILSIHRRGQELLDAGIPVQRLLDLPLLAQARRLKSQYPSEQVEEVRAFAEVIREQFDNLRVECTPAAAQAEGEHPS, from the coding sequence ATGGGTAGGATACTGGACATCAACGGTCCCATCGTCACCGTCGAGCTGCCCGGCGTGCGCAGCGGCGAGCAGGTGCGCATCGGCGAGATCGGCCTGGTGGGCGAGGTCATCGGCCTGGACGGTCCGCGGGCCGTGGTGCAGGTGTACGAGTCCACCGAGGGCGTCAAGCCCGGCCAGGAGGCCAGCGGTCTCGGCCATCCCCTCTCGGTGGAGCTGGGGCCCGGGCTGCTGGGACAGATCTTCGACGGCGTCCAGCGGCCCCTGGCCAAGGTGTTCGAGGCCAGCGGCGACTACATCACCCGCGGCCTCGCCATCCCGGCGCTGGACCGGGAGCGCAGCTGGGCCTTCACCCCCGTCGAGGGGCTGGAGCCGGGCGCCGAGATTCGCGGCGGGGCGGTGCTCGGCAGCGTGCCGGAGACCGCCACCATCACCCACCGGGTGCTGGTGCCGCCGCACCAGTCCGGCGAGCTGCTGGAGCTGGCGCCGGCCGGCGAGTACACGGTGGACGACGTGGTGGCGCGGGTGCGCGGGGCCGACGGCCGGGTGCACAAGCTGCACCTGTTCCACCGCTGGCCGGTGCGCACCCCCCGGCCCTACACCCGCCGCGATCACGCCGTGGCGCCGCTGGTGACGGGGCAGCGCATCCTGGACACCTTCTTCCCCCTCCTCAAGGGCGGCAAGGGCGCGGTGCCGGGTCCCTTCGGCGCCGGCAAGACCATGGTGCAGCAGCAGATCACCCGCTGGGCCAACGCCGACATCGTCATCTACGTGGGCTGCGGCGAGCGCGGCAACGAGCTGGTGGAGGTGCTGGAGACCTTTCCCGAGCTGACCGACCCCCATACCGGGCGCTCGCTCATGGAGCGCACCCTGCTGGTGGCCAACACCTCCAACATGCCGGTGGTGGCCCGCGAGGCCTCCATCTACGTGGGGGTGACCATCGCCGAGTACTACCGCGACCAGGGCTTCGACGTGGTGATGGTGGCCGACTCCACCAGCCGCTGGGCCGAGGCCCTGCGCGAGGTGGCCGGGCGCCTTGGGCAGATGCCGGTGGAGGAGGGCTACCCCGCCTATCTCGCCTCGCGGCTGGCGGCCTTCTACGAACGCGCCGGACGCATGCAGACCCTGGCCGGGGATCGCGGCTCGGTGACCGTCATCGGCGCGGTCTCGCCCCCCGGCGGCGACTTCTCCGAGCCGGTCACCAGCCACACCAAGGAGATCGTGCAGACCTTCTGGGCGCTCTCCAAGGAGCTGGCCGACGCCCGCCACTACCCGGCGGTGGACTGGAAGGACAGCTTCTCCGACTCGGTGGACGTGGCCGCCCGCTGGTGGCATGCCGAGGTGGACAAGCGCTGGCACCGCTACCGCGCCAAGGCGCTGGCGCTGCTCAACGAGGCCGACGAACTGGCCCAGATCGTCAACCTGGTGGGGCCCGAGGCGCTCTCCTCGACCCAGCGCTGGACGCTGGAGTCCTCCGCGCTGGTGCGCGAGGGCGTCCTGCAGCAGAGCGCGCTGGACCCGGCCGACAGCTACTGCTCCACCGACAAGCAGTTCGCCCTGCTGGAGCTCATCCTCTCCATCCACCGCCGCGGGCAGGAGCTGCTGGACGCCGGCATCCCGGTGCAGCGGCTGCTGGATCTGCCCCTGCTGGCCCAGGCCCGGCGACTCAAGAGCCAGTACCCGAGCGAGCAGGTGGAGGAGGTCCGCGCCTTCGCCGAGGTCATCCGGGAGCAGTTCGACAATCTGCGCGTGGAGTGCACGCCCGCCGCCGCCCAGGCCGAGGGAGAACACCCGTCATGA